The window TTATAATCTTTATACTCTTTTAAGTTACTCATCGATTAAAACTCCGAGAATTATTATTCTGTAAAATTTCTACATCTTCTAGATATTAGTGCATACACAATTAGTGCATCATCATGGTGCTAACGATAAATCCAACGCGGATAATAGCCCAAACAATTGCAACACCAATCACAGATAAGATCACACGCATCGCACTTAAAATAACAATGCGTTGACAGGTCTTACTGACATAGTCCTCGATAAGAACTTGAAGGCCTAAAATAGCGTGATAGATTCCTGCAACGACTAAAACAACTAAAAGAACGGTATTCATCGGAGTTCCCACCCAGAATAATACCTCTTCAAAACTTTTACCATATAGGCTTGCAAATGAGAAAGCGAACCAAAGAAAGAGCAGTGCTAAAACAACAGCAGAGACTTTTTGTGCTAACCAAGAGACAGAACCTGCATGCGCTGATCCTAAACCTTTAACGCGACCTAGTGGGGTTTGATATCTTTTCATAACGCTTCCTTATGCTGCAAAACCAACAATAAGAATAAGAACCGCTAAAACAGGAGCAGCGATCTGTACGATCTTCGCGCTCTTTTTAGCTGATTCAATATCCACACCTTTTCCGGCATCCCAAAAGAGATGACGAATGCCGTTACAAAAATGGTAACAAGCAGCGAATGTTCCAAGAATAACAAGGAGCACTACAAAAGGATTTTTTAAGAAAGCGGTCATTGTGGCAAATGCACTTGGACCTGCTGCTAAACTTACCAACCAAGCACCAATGACTAGTAGAACTAACACCAACGCAACGCCGGAGGCACGATGCAAAATACTCATTACCGAAGTAACTTGCCATTTGTATCCGCTACCGAGCATAAATGGCGATAAAGGCCGTTTATTTTGACTCATAGATAGACTCCAATTAATAAAAAATAAAACATACAGATTAAACCTAAGTTGCATCAGTTTGCCAAGTTATGACAAATATTTCAATCTCCCATTCATAAATAGGTGAGATATTGTTGAGATATTGCGCAGATTGCTGATAGATTCAGCTTAGGAACGCTCTAATGCTTCTATAGGCGCGAGCTCTGCTGCCTTTTTTGCCGGAAAGAAGCCAAAAAGGATCCCGATCAAAAATGCAGCAATAAAGGAGAAGATAATTGAGGGTAACGAAAAGCTTAATGGGATCATTCCTCCTAGTTGTTTTAATATAAACCCTGTAGAGAGCGCTAAAGCGACCCCTACTACTCCTCCAATAAGGCAGACTAACACCGATTCAATAAGAAACTGTTGAGATATATCACTTTTACGAGCGCCAACTGCCATGCGCATTCCGATCTCTTTAGTTCTCTCAGCAACAGAGACTAAAAGAATATTCATGACCCCTATCCCCCCAACTAGTAGAGAAATTAACGCTATTGCTGTTACTAAAATTCGCATAATTAACGTTGTTGACTCTACCATCTCCTTAATGGCATCCGCGTTATAGATAAAGAAATCCTTTTTCCCATGTAGATCAGTCAATAGATCGGTAATACTATTTTCTGCTAATGCCATATTGACATCATCATCGACCCTGACTGTAATATTTCTAAATGATGTCCCACCGGTTAGGCGATGCATTGCACTTGAGTAGGGAATCCAGATAGTCATGGTATCACTACTAAACATCCCTTGGGATTTCGAAGTCGCAACACCAATCACTCGAACAGGTAATTGCCCTATAATAATGACCTCACCAATAGGACTCTTCCCTTCACTAAAAAAAGTTTTCACGCTATTTTCATCAATCACCGCTTCAAGCGCGAGTGACAGTTCACTCTCTTCATCAAATGCGATCCCTTCAGTTATCTCATAACCTTGAACATCAAAAAATTGCGCACCTACCCCTTGAATCTGAGTATTGATTGCCGATTGATTACCATATCGTGCTTCAACTACAGTTGAGACAACAGGTGTCACACTATGAATAAAGGGGAGTTTTTTAAGTGCCTCAACGTCTGCCGGGCGTAGCGACTGCACACTCTGAGAGTGACGATCCCCAAAGCCAGTGCCAGGATAGATTGTTAATGTATTGGTTCCCATCTGTCGAATATCTGCAATAATCTGATCTGTCGATCCTCGACCTAATGCGATCACCAGTACAACGGCGGCAATCCCTATAATAATCCCAAGCATCGTTAAAAATGTTCGAAGTCTCTGCATCAACATTGAGAGAATCGCCATCTTAAAGGCATTACTGATACGCAGCCCAAGATGGGAGAGCCCCGAAGCTCGTTTCCAGCTCTTTTGCTCTTTTTGAGTCGCTTTACTCTCTGATTCTGCATTATTTTGAACAATATCTTGGGCGGAAATTTGTCGCTCATCACCAATAATCAGCCCATCTTTAATCTCGATAATACGATCTGCATGACTTGCGACATCAGGATCATGCGTCACCATAATTATGGTGTGCCCTGCACGATTTAAATCTTTTAAAATCCCCAAGACTGCCGCGCCACTTTCGCTATCTAAGGCCCCTGTTGGTTCATCTGCAAGGATAATCTCTCCCCCATTCATTAAAGCTCGCGCAATACTGACCCTCTGTTGTTGCCCACCTGAAAGTTGGGTTGGATAGTAATTGACTCGCTCTGAGAGCCCCAATTGCGTTAATAACTCTTCTGCCCGTTGATGGCGGAGTGCCCCCGGCATTCCTGAATAGATCGCCGGCATCTCAACATTTCCTTTAGCAGTTAAACTATTAAGAAGATGGTAACGTTGAAAGATAAAGCCGAAATGTTCCCTTCGAAGTTCAGCAAGCTCATCATCACTATAGTGCGCTATATCCCTTCCTTTGAAGTGATAACTCCCGGCAGAGAGATAATCTAATCCCCCTATAATATTCATTAAGGTCGATTTTCCTGAACCTGAAGCACCCATAATCGCGATAAACTCACCCTCTTCAATTGAGAGTGTGATTCCTTT of the Ignatzschineria indica genome contains:
- the sdhD gene encoding succinate dehydrogenase, hydrophobic membrane anchor protein — translated: MKRYQTPLGRVKGLGSAHAGSVSWLAQKVSAVVLALLFLWFAFSFASLYGKSFEEVLFWVGTPMNTVLLVVLVVAGIYHAILGLQVLIEDYVSKTCQRIVILSAMRVILSVIGVAIVWAIIRVGFIVSTMMMH
- the sdhC gene encoding succinate dehydrogenase, cytochrome b556 subunit — protein: MSQNKRPLSPFMLGSGYKWQVTSVMSILHRASGVALVLVLLVIGAWLVSLAAGPSAFATMTAFLKNPFVVLLVILGTFAACYHFCNGIRHLFWDAGKGVDIESAKKSAKIVQIAAPVLAVLILIVGFAA
- a CDS encoding MacB family efflux pump subunit, with the translated sequence MNRDDLGQSSEGSLEPLIQLRDLRRSFQSGDLSVEVLKGITLSIEEGEFIAIMGASGSGKSTLMNIIGGLDYLSAGSYHFKGRDIAHYSDDELAELRREHFGFIFQRYHLLNSLTAKGNVEMPAIYSGMPGALRHQRAEELLTQLGLSERVNYYPTQLSGGQQQRVSIARALMNGGEIILADEPTGALDSESGAAVLGILKDLNRAGHTIIMVTHDPDVASHADRIIEIKDGLIIGDERQISAQDIVQNNAESESKATQKEQKSWKRASGLSHLGLRISNAFKMAILSMLMQRLRTFLTMLGIIIGIAAVVLVIALGRGSTDQIIADIRQMGTNTLTIYPGTGFGDRHSQSVQSLRPADVEALKKLPFIHSVTPVVSTVVEARYGNQSAINTQIQGVGAQFFDVQGYEITEGIAFDEESELSLALEAVIDENSVKTFFSEGKSPIGEVIIIGQLPVRVIGVATSKSQGMFSSDTMTIWIPYSSAMHRLTGGTSFRNITVRVDDDVNMALAENSITDLLTDLHGKKDFFIYNADAIKEMVESTTLIMRILVTAIALISLLVGGIGVMNILLVSVAERTKEIGMRMAVGARKSDISQQFLIESVLVCLIGGVVGVALALSTGFILKQLGGMIPLSFSLPSIIFSFIAAFLIGILFGFFPAKKAAELAPIEALERS